The Sulfolobus acidocaldarius DSM 639 genome has a window encoding:
- a CDS encoding LOG family protein, with product MFQIGFAAHSGQYPVDLRSKVSQLMLLLRKYCAQKNPVVLVGGYWGLMKDIVDSAISNFLDVLVFLPVEREIENLPDKVFKIYTGVEFRARSVMLVRSSDVLVALGGGVGTEIEILMAYAMGKPVYVLTGSGLYTDKLKEAFPDFFDERKIVKVFYSSSVEEIAKGVCESISASSRTNYG from the coding sequence ATGTTTCAAATTGGGTTTGCTGCTCATAGTGGGCAGTATCCAGTAGACCTTAGAAGTAAGGTAAGTCAGTTAATGTTATTGTTGAGGAAATATTGTGCTCAAAAAAATCCAGTAGTCCTCGTGGGAGGATACTGGGGTTTAATGAAGGATATTGTGGATTCTGCTATTAGTAACTTTTTAGATGTTCTCGTATTTCTGCCAGTGGAGAGAGAAATTGAGAATTTACCAGATAAGGTTTTTAAGATATATACTGGAGTGGAATTTAGAGCTAGATCGGTGATGCTTGTTCGTTCATCAGATGTTCTAGTTGCATTGGGAGGGGGAGTAGGGACTGAGATTGAAATTTTAATGGCTTATGCAATGGGAAAGCCCGTATATGTTTTAACCGGATCAGGTCTGTATACTGATAAACTTAAAGAAGCGTTTCCGGACTTTTTTGATGAAAGGAAGATTGTAAAAGTATTCTATTCGAGTTCTGTAGAGGAGATCGCAAAGGGCGTATGCGAATCAATAAGTGCCTCCTCCAGAACGAATTACGGTTAA
- a CDS encoding SDR family NAD(P)-dependent oxidoreductase, translating into MSSGIAVVTGASKGIGKSVAKALKGEGYTVVSLSRSRSEIGDLIYEVDVTNREEDFRIINEVLSKFGKIDVLVNNAGFGIYGSFLETSLDEEEYMVKTLFLAPIYFTKAVLPHMVKRRSGSIVNIVSEAAYVTTPKLLIYSAAKSALASFTNGLWAEMRKYNVKVSGIYPGPVKTNFTSHPSFSKNTASIFDKYAVEPQEVANAVIKGIKTGKREIYVPSKLKIDPYILKLSMASQSFTYGIVSKYFG; encoded by the coding sequence ATATCAAGTGGTATAGCAGTTGTTACTGGAGCTTCTAAAGGAATAGGTAAGTCTGTGGCAAAAGCACTTAAGGGTGAGGGTTATACTGTTGTGTCATTATCTAGGTCGAGGTCTGAAATAGGAGATTTAATCTATGAAGTAGATGTAACTAATAGGGAGGAAGATTTTAGAATAATAAATGAGGTACTGAGTAAGTTCGGTAAGATAGACGTCTTAGTTAATAATGCAGGTTTTGGAATCTATGGGTCCTTTCTTGAAACGTCTCTTGACGAGGAGGAATATATGGTGAAAACTTTGTTCTTAGCTCCAATTTACTTTACTAAAGCTGTATTACCACATATGGTTAAGAGAAGAAGCGGAAGTATCGTAAATATAGTTTCAGAGGCTGCATACGTTACTACTCCTAAGTTATTGATCTATTCTGCTGCTAAATCTGCTTTAGCCAGTTTTACTAATGGATTATGGGCTGAAATGAGAAAGTATAATGTTAAAGTGAGTGGAATTTATCCAGGACCGGTTAAAACTAACTTTACCTCACACCCATCTTTTAGTAAAAATACAGCATCAATTTTTGATAAATATGCTGTAGAACCGCAAGAGGTAGCTAATGCGGTTATAAAGGGGATAAAGACCGGTAAAAGGGAGATATATGTGCCGTCTAAGCTAAAGATTGATCCCTATATTCTTAAACTTTCTATGGCTTCCCAGAGTTTCACATATGGGATAGTTTCGAAATATTTTGGTTAG
- a CDS encoding ABC transporter ATP-binding protein, producing MECITLNNVIKRFDAVVALNNISFSVPCGGRYALLGPNGAGKSTTMKILAGLLSQDSGEVYIKGMKPTSTDVKRILGYLPEESTPYRILSVRENLEYIASLRGLRDGQSRIENLIDILDLRPYERMQAGKLSRGNQQKLALALVLLHNPEIILLDEPLNYLDIPTQERVIKYLKTLVNATFLISTHIMSIATRLTDHVIVISHGSVVWVGSIEQLKSLGREDEPIESVVVKLMGV from the coding sequence ATGGAGTGTATAACACTGAATAACGTAATAAAACGTTTTGACGCTGTTGTCGCATTAAATAACATCTCCTTCTCTGTGCCATGTGGTGGTAGATATGCGTTGTTAGGTCCCAACGGGGCGGGAAAATCAACAACCATGAAAATTCTAGCTGGATTACTTTCTCAGGATAGTGGAGAAGTATATATCAAAGGTATGAAACCGACATCGACAGATGTAAAAAGAATCTTAGGATATTTACCTGAAGAGTCAACGCCGTATAGAATACTTTCTGTTAGGGAAAACCTAGAATATATAGCCTCATTGAGGGGATTAAGGGATGGACAAAGCAGGATTGAAAATTTAATAGATATACTAGATTTGAGACCTTACGAAAGGATGCAGGCTGGAAAATTATCAAGGGGTAATCAGCAAAAATTAGCCTTAGCCTTAGTCCTGCTACACAATCCAGAGATAATACTACTTGACGAGCCATTAAACTACCTTGATATACCTACACAAGAAAGAGTAATAAAATACCTCAAAACACTCGTTAATGCTACATTTTTAATCTCTACTCATATAATGTCAATTGCCACAAGACTTACAGACCATGTGATAGTTATCTCCCATGGTTCGGTAGTATGGGTAGGGTCAATTGAACAACTAAAATCCCTAGGTAGAGAAGATGAGCCAATAGAAAGTGTGGTAGTAAAACTAATGGGAGTGTAA
- a CDS encoding TatD family hydrolase: protein MYYDAHCHYISLRGKKYDEFIIAAVSMDYDSSLSTVSLKNEKILVGVGIHPWNVHNENLDRVLELTEKADFIGEVGLDYRYAKADKESQIKYFQAFVDRAIEEDKLVNVHALDAWRDSFNILTRSGVKRAIFHWYTGPEDLLKDIEGAGYYITINPSVSFQQKHLRVLEKAPLEIILTESDGGYEYRGKMLEPTDIPIALKIISKVKAVEEEELKRIIERNFKNAFGGD from the coding sequence ATGTACTACGATGCTCATTGTCATTACATCTCTTTACGAGGTAAGAAGTATGATGAATTTATAATAGCAGCTGTTTCTATGGATTATGACTCGTCGTTAAGTACAGTAAGCCTGAAAAACGAGAAGATTTTGGTCGGAGTTGGTATACATCCATGGAATGTTCATAATGAGAATTTAGACAGAGTTTTGGAATTAACTGAGAAAGCTGACTTTATAGGAGAGGTGGGTCTTGATTATAGGTATGCAAAAGCTGATAAAGAGTCGCAAATAAAGTACTTTCAGGCGTTTGTGGATAGAGCAATAGAAGAAGATAAGTTAGTCAATGTTCATGCTCTCGATGCATGGAGAGATTCCTTTAACATATTAACCAGGAGTGGAGTTAAAAGAGCTATATTCCATTGGTATACTGGACCAGAGGACTTATTGAAAGATATTGAAGGTGCTGGTTATTACATAACAATAAACCCCTCTGTATCTTTTCAGCAAAAACATTTGAGGGTATTAGAAAAGGCCCCCTTAGAGATTATTCTAACCGAAAGTGATGGAGGATATGAGTATAGAGGTAAAATGCTTGAACCTACAGATATCCCTATAGCTCTAAAGATAATCTCTAAGGTCAAAGCTGTTGAAGAGGAGGAATTAAAACGTATAATAGAAAGGAATTTTAAAAATGCATTTGGTGGTGATTAG
- the rpiA gene encoding ribose 5-phosphate isomerase A — translation MDPKEILSQYVSKRLTGYSIIGLGTGRTVKKLIEHLDREGILNQFKYIASSIDTELEISQRGGLILSLYSGIQPDIYIDSFDVVTKDKVMVKGGGAALLREKILTTFSKSSLFIGEYKKLVKIEQHSVKVPVEIVPVSIMYILKKINEIGFKTSIREGTGKMGGIISDNGNMIIDVEVRINQLCEFDKTIKSIPGIIETGVFCNKYDVVLADEDGRIEIL, via the coding sequence ATGGATCCAAAAGAAATATTATCTCAATACGTCTCCAAAAGATTAACAGGTTATAGTATAATAGGCTTAGGTACAGGTAGAACAGTGAAGAAATTAATAGAACATTTAGATCGAGAAGGCATTCTTAACCAGTTTAAATACATAGCTAGTTCAATTGATACTGAATTGGAAATATCCCAGAGAGGAGGTTTAATTTTATCATTGTACTCAGGGATTCAACCGGATATATACATAGATAGTTTTGACGTAGTTACAAAGGATAAAGTAATGGTTAAAGGTGGAGGCGCAGCATTATTGAGAGAAAAGATTTTGACTACTTTTTCTAAATCATCCCTCTTTATAGGCGAGTATAAAAAACTAGTAAAGATAGAGCAGCACTCAGTGAAGGTACCCGTAGAGATAGTTCCAGTATCTATTATGTATATTTTAAAGAAAATTAATGAAATAGGCTTTAAAACCAGTATCAGAGAGGGAACAGGAAAAATGGGAGGAATAATAAGTGACAACGGAAATATGATAATAGATGTAGAGGTAAGAATAAATCAGCTTTGCGAGTTTGACAAAACCATAAAAAGCATACCCGGAATAATAGAAACAGGCGTTTTTTGCAATAAATATGATGTGGTACTTGCAGACGAAGATGGTAGGATAGAAATACTCTAA